Proteins found in one Methylophilaceae bacterium genomic segment:
- a CDS encoding RluA family pseudouridine synthase, with protein sequence MTQVSENKQVSEHAATQIVVDESSEGQRVDNFLTKILKGVPKSHIYRILRSGEVRVNKGRVDASRKLLINDVVRVPPMRVSSKMLSSDAAPVVNSKFTDAIVFEDDAMLVINKPAGFAVHGGSGVSRGVIEQLRLERPKAKFLELVHRLDRETSGVLLLAKRRSALVALHQAIRENKTDKRYAVLVVGEWLDAKKHVVLDLQKYTLPSGERRVNVVTDKAKDKFNEAQISETIFYLKQSFEGFSLLEAKLITGRTHQLRVQLAHLGFPIAGDDKYGDFELNKVLQKQGLKRMFLHSIETKLNHPITHERLHLMAPLPKPLTQFMQSLPVKVVV encoded by the coding sequence ATGACACAAGTCAGTGAAAATAAACAAGTAAGTGAGCATGCGGCAACGCAAATAGTGGTGGATGAATCAAGTGAAGGGCAGCGCGTTGATAATTTTTTAACTAAAATTCTGAAAGGTGTACCTAAAAGCCATATTTATCGTATTTTGCGCAGTGGCGAGGTGCGCGTCAATAAAGGGCGTGTAGACGCTTCACGTAAACTGCTAATCAATGATGTTGTGCGCGTGCCGCCAATGCGGGTATCTTCCAAAATGTTGTCCTCTGATGCGGCTCCTGTCGTCAATTCTAAATTTACGGATGCGATTGTTTTTGAGGATGATGCAATGTTGGTGATTAATAAACCAGCTGGATTCGCTGTGCATGGAGGTAGTGGTGTCAGTCGTGGCGTTATTGAGCAACTGCGTTTAGAACGGCCAAAAGCTAAATTTTTAGAGTTGGTTCACCGTTTAGATAGAGAGACATCCGGTGTATTGCTGTTAGCCAAAAGACGATCGGCATTGGTTGCATTACATCAAGCAATTCGAGAAAATAAAACCGATAAACGCTATGCTGTGTTGGTGGTTGGTGAGTGGCTAGATGCCAAAAAGCATGTGGTTTTAGATTTGCAAAAATATACGCTCCCTAGCGGTGAGCGACGCGTTAATGTGGTAACCGATAAAGCCAAAGATAAGTTTAATGAGGCGCAAATTTCTGAAACTATTTTTTACCTTAAGCAGTCTTTTGAAGGGTTTAGTCTGTTAGAAGCGAAATTAATTACTGGGCGTACACACCAATTAAGAGTGCAGCTTGCGCATTTAGGCTTTCCAATAGCAGGTGATGATAAATATGGTGATTTTGAACTGAATAAAGTGTTGCAAAAGCAGGGTTTGAAACGCATGTTTTTGCATTCTATTGAAACAAAGTTGAATCATCCGATTACTCATGAACGGTTACATTTGATGGCGCCTTTACCTAAACCGCTAACGCAGTTTATGCAATCGTTACCTGTAAAAGTAGTTGTTTAA
- a CDS encoding HAD-IA family hydrolase — protein MRNKEKQFDLIVWDWDGTLADSTGMIARALVQAAEQVGLPKLALEDARHVIGLGLRESIKTLFGNLSDEQSQLLAKQYALHYYAAGEKVPLYTGAAALIAELTKRGYKQAIATGMSRRGLNHALEDTGVAKYFQATRTVDECFSKPHPQMLDELMDALVATPERTLMIGDSSYDLQMAQNAGVESLAVTFGAHTSQQLLKLSPKAIFNTFDELSDWLLHYA, from the coding sequence ATTAGAAATAAAGAAAAACAATTTGATTTAATTGTATGGGACTGGGATGGCACGCTGGCAGACTCTACCGGCATGATTGCACGTGCGCTTGTGCAAGCAGCTGAGCAAGTTGGTTTGCCTAAACTGGCATTAGAAGACGCGCGCCATGTCATTGGTTTAGGTCTGCGTGAATCTATCAAGACACTGTTTGGCAATCTCTCAGATGAACAATCACAATTATTGGCCAAGCAGTATGCACTGCATTATTATGCGGCTGGAGAAAAGGTGCCTTTATATACGGGAGCCGCAGCGCTGATTGCTGAGCTAACAAAGCGTGGCTATAAGCAAGCAATTGCCACTGGTATGAGTAGACGTGGTCTCAATCATGCGCTAGAAGATACGGGAGTGGCTAAATACTTTCAGGCAACCCGCACGGTGGATGAGTGTTTTTCTAAACCACATCCGCAAATGCTGGACGAGTTGATGGATGCTTTAGTAGCAACTCCAGAGCGAACGCTGATGATTGGTGATAGCAGTTATGATTTGCAAATGGCACAAAATGCAGGTGTAGAATCACTAGCGGTAACGTTTGGCGCACATACAAGTCAGCAACTATTAAAGCTAAGTCCGAAAGCGATTTTTAATACATTTGATGAACTCAGTGATTGGTTATTGCATTATGCATAG
- a CDS encoding Rieske 2Fe-2S domain-containing protein, giving the protein MHSKKIVLNSHDLQEKSLGLRFDLPHLGEHATGFVIRFNGLPYAYINQCAHMPVELDWNQGEFFTSEKDFIVCATHGACYEPNTGHCVFGPCKGKQLQALPVVEENEQVIIWVE; this is encoded by the coding sequence ATGCATAGCAAAAAAATTGTTTTAAATAGTCATGATCTGCAAGAGAAGTCGCTCGGGTTACGTTTTGATTTGCCGCACTTAGGCGAGCATGCAACGGGTTTTGTTATACGATTTAATGGACTCCCTTACGCGTATATTAATCAATGTGCGCATATGCCAGTTGAGTTAGATTGGAACCAAGGTGAGTTTTTTACATCAGAGAAAGACTTCATAGTCTGTGCAACACATGGAGCTTGTTATGAACCAAATACTGGACATTGTGTGTTTGGGCCATGCAAAGGTAAACAGTTGCAAGCTTTGCCAGTGGTAGAAGAAAATGAACAAGTGATTATTTGGGTTGAATAG
- a CDS encoding S49 family peptidase: MAEEINSQDSLWHKDVIEKLAMSSLKEQRVARRWGIFFKLLTFIYLFVILAYALGWVVKEGKAVTGEHSALIDVAGVIMPGGEVNAESFIASLADAYESKGTKGIILRINSPGGSPVQAGIINEEIKRQRKLHPDIPVYAVVEDICASGGYYIAAAADKIYVDKASIVGSIGVLMDGYGFTGVMEKVGVERRLLTAGRNKAMLDPFSPVNPEHKAYAQTMLNEIHEQFKTVVREGRGKRLKETPDTFSGLFWSGEQSINIGLADALGSADYVAREVIKQKEIVDFTYQETFADRFAKRLGASIAKHIGFDLEATGIKLR; the protein is encoded by the coding sequence ATGGCAGAAGAAATAAACAGTCAAGACAGTCTTTGGCACAAAGATGTGATTGAAAAATTGGCTATGTCTAGCCTGAAAGAGCAGAGGGTAGCTAGACGATGGGGTATTTTCTTTAAACTATTAACTTTTATTTATTTATTTGTCATTCTTGCTTACGCGCTTGGTTGGGTTGTCAAGGAAGGAAAAGCTGTAACTGGCGAGCATAGTGCGTTGATTGATGTTGCTGGGGTTATTATGCCTGGTGGTGAAGTCAACGCAGAATCATTTATTGCTAGCTTGGCCGATGCATACGAGAGCAAAGGCACTAAAGGCATTATTTTACGTATTAATAGTCCTGGAGGCAGCCCAGTTCAAGCGGGTATTATCAATGAAGAAATCAAGCGCCAAAGAAAGTTGCACCCCGATATTCCGGTTTATGCGGTTGTCGAAGATATTTGTGCCTCAGGAGGCTACTATATAGCGGCTGCTGCAGATAAAATTTATGTCGATAAAGCCAGTATTGTAGGCTCTATTGGTGTATTGATGGATGGTTATGGATTTACTGGTGTAATGGAAAAAGTAGGGGTGGAGCGACGTTTATTAACAGCAGGTAGAAATAAAGCCATGTTAGATCCGTTTTCTCCTGTCAATCCCGAGCATAAAGCCTATGCGCAAACGATGTTAAATGAAATTCATGAACAGTTTAAAACAGTGGTGCGCGAGGGGCGTGGCAAGCGATTAAAAGAGACGCCAGATACGTTTAGTGGTTTGTTTTGGAGTGGTGAGCAAAGTATTAACATAGGCCTGGCTGATGCGCTAGGTAGCGCCGATTATGTGGCGAGAGAAGTGATTAAACAAAAAGAAATTGTAGATTTTACTTATCAAGAAACATTTGCGGATCGATTTGCCAAGCGCTTGGGTGCAAGTATTGCAAAGCATATAGGCTTTGATCTTGAGGCTACAGGCATTAAGTTGCGCTAA
- the pgi gene encoding glucose-6-phosphate isomerase: protein MARLTQHPSWKTLCKHQETMSALHMRSLFEADPNRFDKFSLNLDDLLLDYSKHRITEETLGLLFQIANEAKVEAWRDRMFAGEKINITEDRAVLHTALRNRSNTPVYVDGHDVMPEVNAVLAHMRTFSEQVRKGEWKGYTGKAITDIINIGIGGSDLGPVMVCDALKPYASPNLNVHFVSNIDGAHLIRALEKCNPETTLVIVASKTFTTQETMTNARSARAWFLDAAKDEAHIAKHFVALSTNAKAVTAFGIDSANMFEFWDWVGGRYSLWSAIGLSIALYVGMDNFEDLLKGGHEMDNHFKTAPLAQNMPVIMALIGIWYNNFFHADSHAILPYDQGMARFPAYMQQADMESNGKFMCRDGERVHYKTGPVIWGEAGTNGQHAFYQLIHQGTPVVPADFLMPIHSHYAIGTNGNEHHKILLANFLAQTQALMLGKTKEEARLELEKQGLSGNALEKLLPHKIFEGNRPTSSILFNKLTPNTLGKLIALYEHKIFVQGIIWDINSYDQWGVEYGKQIASQILPQLTNDEVVTNYDSSTNGLINYTKQHA, encoded by the coding sequence ATGGCAAGACTTACTCAACACCCTAGCTGGAAAACGCTTTGTAAACACCAAGAAACCATGTCCGCATTGCATATGCGTAGTTTGTTTGAGGCTGACCCAAACCGTTTTGACAAGTTTAGTTTAAATCTCGATGATCTATTGTTAGATTACTCTAAGCATCGCATTACTGAAGAAACCCTAGGATTACTCTTTCAAATAGCAAATGAAGCAAAAGTTGAGGCTTGGCGCGATCGCATGTTTGCTGGCGAAAAAATTAATATCACAGAAGATAGAGCGGTATTACATACAGCCTTACGTAACCGCAGCAATACGCCTGTTTATGTCGACGGTCATGATGTCATGCCTGAAGTGAATGCTGTCTTAGCACATATGCGAACTTTCTCTGAACAAGTACGCAAAGGCGAATGGAAAGGCTATACAGGCAAAGCGATTACCGACATTATTAATATTGGTATTGGTGGATCAGATTTAGGTCCAGTCATGGTTTGTGATGCATTAAAACCGTATGCAAGTCCTAATCTTAATGTACATTTTGTGTCTAATATTGATGGCGCGCACTTGATTCGCGCACTAGAGAAATGTAATCCAGAAACAACTTTAGTGATTGTTGCATCAAAAACCTTTACCACACAAGAAACAATGACCAATGCACGCTCAGCACGCGCATGGTTCCTTGATGCCGCTAAAGATGAAGCGCATATTGCCAAACATTTTGTAGCGTTATCAACCAATGCCAAAGCGGTAACCGCTTTTGGTATTGATAGTGCAAATATGTTTGAATTTTGGGATTGGGTTGGCGGTCGTTACTCACTTTGGTCAGCCATCGGTTTATCGATTGCGCTCTATGTTGGCATGGATAACTTTGAGGATCTGCTAAAGGGTGGTCACGAAATGGATAATCATTTTAAAACCGCACCACTAGCGCAAAATATGCCCGTCATTATGGCGCTAATTGGCATTTGGTATAACAATTTCTTCCACGCTGATTCGCATGCCATCTTGCCATACGATCAAGGCATGGCGCGCTTCCCCGCCTATATGCAACAAGCAGATATGGAAAGTAATGGTAAGTTTATGTGCCGTGATGGCGAGCGCGTACATTATAAAACAGGCCCTGTAATTTGGGGTGAAGCAGGTACTAATGGTCAACATGCTTTTTATCAACTTATCCACCAAGGCACACCGGTTGTTCCTGCTGATTTTTTGATGCCTATTCACAGTCATTATGCAATCGGCACTAACGGCAATGAGCACCATAAAATTTTATTGGCTAACTTTTTGGCACAAACACAGGCTCTGATGTTGGGCAAAACAAAAGAGGAAGCACGTCTTGAACTAGAAAAACAAGGCTTATCAGGCAATGCTCTCGAGAAACTATTGCCGCATAAGATATTTGAAGGCAATCGCCCTACTTCCTCTATTTTGTTCAACAAACTAACACCGAATACATTGGGTAAACTCATTGCACTTTATGAACACAAAATTTTTGTGCAGGGCATTATTTGGGATATTAATAGTTATGATCAATGGGGGGTTGAGTATGGCAAGCAAATTGCTAGTCAGATTTTGCCGCAACTGACTAACGATGAAGTTGTCACCAATTACGACAGCTCAACAAACGGCCTTATTAATTATACAAAACAACATGCTTAA
- the glgB gene encoding 1,4-alpha-glucan branching protein GlgB produces the protein MTSSDKRHLQSLLDAQHHDPFQFLGVHQTNNGDVLRVFHPRANNIYLKSGQKWLALTQIAHQPLFELNSKDAIPTPCLLKIEVNQHTFEIVDPYTFKNTISQDDLYLFGEGTLKQAYKMLGAHSLIQEGVAGVRFAVWAPNAERVSVVGSFNDWDGRIHSMRSLGGSGVWTLFIPHLTTNDLYKFEIRNRHTGHVMVKTDPYGFEYEQRPGTASKISQSKHQWADSNWLKNRQERDWLHAPFNCYEVHLGSWQRNSQGHFLNYRELAKTLVPHVVEMGYTHVELLPITEHPLNESWGYQTTGYFGVTNRFGSPDDLRFLIDAFHQANIGVILDWVPGHFPKDDWALARFDGTALYEHEDPRLGEHQDWGTYIFNYGRNEVRNFLISNAYFWLNEFHIDGLRVDAVASMLYLDYSRKAGEWLPNKHGGRENLDVIEFFKQLNVMVGEDFPGALTIAEESTAWPGVSRPVYAGGLGFSMKWNMGWMNDTLAYMEEDPIHRKYHHHKLTFGQLYAYSENFVLPFSHDEVVHGKKSLLNKMPGDEWQKFANLRLLMCLQTTSPGKKLNFMGNEFGQTSEWNVNASLDWHLLNDRNPHHGFHRGIQQLNRDLNDLYQSLPALYELDFEPAGFEWLACEDADQSTLSFIRRGFNRSGNHNSFAIIILNFTPVPRAGQRVGVPISGTYKEILNTDASYYSGSNISNGDNIQSENVGWMNQHHSITITIPPLAVVVITLV, from the coding sequence ATGACAAGCAGCGATAAACGACACCTTCAAAGTCTGTTGGATGCTCAACATCATGATCCGTTCCAATTTTTAGGGGTGCATCAAACAAATAATGGCGATGTGCTGAGAGTGTTTCATCCACGTGCAAATAACATCTACTTAAAATCTGGTCAAAAATGGTTAGCGTTAACGCAAATTGCACATCAGCCATTATTTGAATTAAATAGCAAAGACGCCATACCAACACCCTGCTTACTTAAAATTGAGGTAAATCAACATACCTTTGAGATTGTAGATCCGTATACTTTCAAAAACACAATTAGCCAAGATGATTTATATCTATTTGGTGAAGGGACATTAAAGCAAGCCTATAAAATGCTTGGCGCGCATTCGTTAATTCAAGAAGGTGTTGCAGGCGTTAGATTTGCTGTTTGGGCGCCCAATGCAGAAAGAGTGAGTGTTGTTGGTAGTTTTAATGATTGGGATGGTCGCATTCATAGCATGCGCTCGCTGGGCGGCAGTGGCGTTTGGACGCTATTTATTCCGCATTTAACCACAAACGATTTATACAAGTTTGAGATTCGCAATCGACACACCGGCCATGTGATGGTCAAAACAGACCCTTATGGATTTGAATATGAGCAACGCCCGGGAACGGCGAGCAAAATCAGCCAAAGTAAGCATCAGTGGGCGGATTCTAATTGGTTAAAAAACAGGCAGGAACGTGATTGGCTACATGCACCATTTAATTGTTATGAGGTGCATCTAGGAAGCTGGCAGCGCAATTCACAAGGGCATTTTCTGAATTATCGCGAACTAGCAAAAACACTGGTTCCGCATGTAGTAGAAATGGGCTATACCCATGTAGAGCTATTACCGATTACCGAACACCCATTGAATGAGTCTTGGGGCTATCAAACAACAGGTTATTTTGGTGTAACTAACCGATTTGGATCGCCTGATGATTTGCGCTTTTTAATTGATGCATTTCATCAAGCAAATATTGGCGTTATTTTAGATTGGGTGCCTGGCCATTTTCCAAAAGATGATTGGGCCCTTGCTCGTTTTGACGGAACAGCTTTGTATGAACATGAGGATCCAAGACTGGGCGAGCACCAAGATTGGGGCACTTATATTTTTAACTACGGCCGCAATGAAGTACGCAACTTCCTCATTAGTAATGCTTATTTTTGGTTAAATGAATTTCATATCGATGGTTTACGGGTTGATGCAGTGGCCTCTATGCTTTATTTGGATTACTCGCGTAAAGCAGGCGAGTGGTTACCCAATAAGCATGGCGGAAGAGAAAATCTGGATGTCATTGAATTTTTCAAACAATTGAATGTGATGGTTGGCGAAGATTTTCCAGGCGCACTCACCATTGCAGAAGAATCAACTGCATGGCCTGGCGTTTCAAGGCCTGTCTATGCAGGCGGCCTAGGATTTAGCATGAAGTGGAATATGGGCTGGATGAATGACACGCTTGCTTATATGGAAGAAGATCCGATTCATCGCAAATATCATCATCATAAACTGACGTTTGGTCAATTGTATGCTTACAGTGAAAATTTTGTTTTACCTTTTTCACATGATGAAGTGGTGCATGGAAAAAAATCATTATTGAATAAAATGCCAGGTGATGAATGGCAAAAGTTTGCTAACTTACGTTTACTCATGTGTTTACAAACAACGTCGCCTGGCAAAAAGCTCAATTTTATGGGCAATGAATTTGGTCAAACAAGCGAGTGGAATGTAAATGCCAGCCTAGACTGGCACTTGCTCAACGACCGTAATCCACATCATGGCTTTCACCGTGGAATACAACAATTAAATCGTGATTTAAATGACTTATATCAATCACTACCCGCTTTATATGAACTAGACTTCGAACCGGCTGGATTTGAATGGCTTGCGTGTGAAGATGCAGACCAATCTACACTGAGTTTTATTAGACGCGGTTTTAATAGAAGCGGCAACCACAATAGTTTTGCTATAATAATACTGAATTTTACACCAGTACCAAGAGCCGGACAGCGTGTTGGCGTGCCAATTTCAGGCACCTATAAAGAAATACTCAACACAGATGCAAGCTACTACAGTGGCAGTAACATCAGCAATGGTGACAACATACAGTCTGAGAATGTTGGATGGATGAATCAACATCATTCAATTACTATCACCATTCCGCCATTGGCCGTTGTTGTAATCACATTAGTTTAA
- the glgC gene encoding glucose-1-phosphate adenylyltransferase, which produces MSNHQFNNRQKTSASAEPQADRFISNLTKNTVAIILAGGRGSRLKNLTDWRAKPAVQFGGKFRIIDFPLSNCINSGIRRINVATQYKAQSLIQHIQRGWGFLRGEFNEYVNIIPAQQRLSDQWYKGTADAVYQNLDLLRENGGDYILVLAGDHIYKMDYGKMLATHATSNADMTIACINVPLEDAKGFGVVTVNETDRVVGFTEKPANPEPMPSDPTQAFASMGIYVFNAKFLFEQLIRDGDDPKSSHDFGADIIPHVIKKYRVQAHRFTDSCVGQNNNYYWRDVGTIDAYWEANMELTKVIPELNLYDMEWPIWTYQEQLPPAKFVFKDEGRTGMATDSLVSGGCLISGSCVTNSVLFSDVHVNDYCTIEHSVILPKSTINSNVVLKNVVIDRGCYIPEGMQIGVDLALDAKRFYVSEKGIVLVTPDMLGQDLYRVI; this is translated from the coding sequence ATGTCAAATCATCAATTCAATAATCGTCAAAAAACGAGTGCCAGTGCAGAGCCGCAGGCTGATCGCTTTATTAGTAATTTAACAAAAAATACAGTTGCCATTATTCTGGCTGGTGGTCGTGGTAGTCGACTGAAGAATTTAACGGATTGGCGTGCTAAGCCTGCTGTTCAGTTTGGTGGAAAATTCAGGATTATTGATTTCCCGTTATCCAATTGTATTAATTCTGGTATTCGCCGTATTAATGTGGCGACCCAATATAAAGCACAAAGCCTGATTCAGCATATTCAACGGGGTTGGGGGTTTTTGCGTGGTGAGTTTAATGAATACGTTAATATTATACCCGCCCAACAGCGACTGTCTGATCAATGGTACAAGGGAACAGCGGATGCTGTTTATCAAAATCTCGATTTGCTAAGAGAAAATGGCGGCGATTATATCCTTGTGCTGGCTGGCGATCATATTTATAAAATGGATTACGGAAAAATGCTAGCAACGCATGCAACCAGTAATGCCGATATGACAATTGCTTGTATTAATGTGCCATTAGAAGATGCCAAAGGCTTTGGTGTGGTCACAGTCAATGAGACGGATCGGGTGGTTGGTTTTACAGAAAAACCAGCTAATCCAGAGCCTATGCCAAGCGACCCTACCCAGGCATTTGCTAGCATGGGCATTTATGTTTTTAATGCAAAATTTTTATTTGAGCAGCTAATTAGAGATGGCGATGACCCAAAATCATCGCATGACTTTGGCGCAGATATTATTCCACATGTGATTAAAAAATATCGCGTACAAGCCCACCGTTTTACTGATAGTTGTGTTGGTCAAAATAACAATTATTATTGGCGTGATGTCGGCACAATTGATGCTTATTGGGAAGCCAATATGGAACTAACCAAAGTCATTCCTGAATTGAATCTATATGATATGGAATGGCCAATATGGACATATCAAGAGCAACTGCCACCAGCAAAATTTGTTTTTAAAGATGAGGGACGTACAGGCATGGCAACCGATTCTTTAGTTTCAGGGGGGTGTTTAATCAGCGGTTCTTGTGTGACTAATTCTGTTTTGTTTTCTGATGTGCATGTGAATGATTATTGCACCATAGAGCATTCAGTCATTTTGCCAAAATCAACCATAAACAGTAATGTTGTATTAAAAAATGTGGTGATTGACCGTGGCTGTTATATTCCAGAAGGCATGCAAATAGGCGTAGACTTAGCGCTGGATGCAAAACGTTTTTATGTTTCAGAAAAGGGGATTGTACTGGTTACGCCAGACATGTTGGGGCAAGACTTATATAGAGTTATATAA
- a CDS encoding glycoside hydrolase, whose protein sequence is MAIQPPKLHLNLYWHMHQPDYRDLKTGEYVLPWTYLHAIKDYSDMVFHLEQHPQARVSFNFVPILVEQLLDYTEQLKQNTIRDPLLALLIEPNLAGINQHQCRLIVESCFKAHHEKMLSPFPHYQRLLNIYQQVESIMTDDYDFHYLSAQYKADLLVWYHLAWCGESLRQQSEVIKVLMHKGVLFNLQDRQLLFEEIKNTIAELIPRYKALMQRGQIEMTTTPYYHPILPLLIDFTSTKDAMPDAPLPINSHYPGGASRGKAHIEAAQHYHQDIFGQQANGMWPAEGAVSHAGLSLMAEHGVKWAATGQGVLANSLIKSGENVVDKHQYLYEPYRVTNGKDDILCFFRDDHLSDKIGFEYSKMHSSDAVKDFIDNLENIRNNNPKKPKVVSVILDGENAWEYYPYNGFYFLKELYAALIDHPDIIMSTFSDIIALQKSGHFPTIPVLPKIAAGSWVYGTFSTWIGSADKNAAWDLLCEAKKVYDNVIHTLNAEKQLACERQLAICEGSDWFWWFGDYNASDSVKSFDQLYRRNLINLYELLEQSVPDNLHQAISEGGGDAENAGTMRRGHDA, encoded by the coding sequence ATGGCGATACAACCACCCAAGCTCCATTTAAATTTGTATTGGCATATGCATCAACCAGACTATCGTGACTTAAAGACTGGTGAGTATGTGTTGCCTTGGACTTATTTACATGCAATTAAAGACTATAGTGATATGGTTTTTCACTTAGAGCAGCACCCTCAAGCCCGTGTTAGTTTTAATTTTGTTCCTATTTTGGTTGAGCAGCTATTAGATTATACAGAGCAGTTAAAGCAGAATACGATCCGCGATCCATTATTAGCATTGCTTATAGAGCCAAATTTAGCAGGTATTAATCAACATCAATGTCGTTTGATTGTGGAGAGTTGCTTTAAAGCACACCACGAAAAAATGTTAAGTCCTTTTCCACACTATCAACGATTGCTCAATATTTATCAGCAAGTTGAGTCAATCATGACAGATGATTACGATTTTCATTATTTGTCAGCACAATACAAAGCCGATTTGCTCGTTTGGTATCATCTGGCTTGGTGCGGTGAAAGTTTGCGCCAACAGAGCGAAGTTATCAAAGTGCTCATGCACAAAGGCGTATTATTTAATCTCCAAGACCGACAGCTGTTATTTGAGGAAATTAAAAACACCATTGCTGAGCTCATTCCAAGATACAAAGCGCTTATGCAGCGTGGGCAAATTGAAATGACAACCACGCCTTATTATCATCCTATTCTGCCATTATTGATTGATTTTACCTCGACAAAAGATGCAATGCCTGACGCGCCGCTACCAATCAATAGTCACTATCCGGGTGGGGCAAGCCGCGGAAAAGCGCATATCGAAGCAGCACAACACTATCATCAAGATATTTTTGGTCAACAGGCCAACGGCATGTGGCCCGCTGAAGGTGCTGTATCGCATGCTGGTCTGTCTTTAATGGCGGAGCATGGCGTCAAATGGGCGGCAACTGGGCAAGGTGTGTTAGCCAATAGCTTAATTAAATCGGGCGAAAATGTTGTTGATAAACATCAATATCTGTATGAGCCCTATCGCGTTACTAATGGTAAAGATGATATTTTATGCTTTTTTAGAGATGATCATTTATCCGACAAAATTGGCTTTGAGTATTCTAAAATGCACTCGTCAGATGCGGTGAAAGACTTTATTGATAATCTAGAAAACATTAGAAATAACAATCCCAAAAAACCCAAAGTGGTTAGTGTGATATTAGATGGTGAAAATGCTTGGGAGTATTACCCTTATAATGGATTTTATTTTTTAAAAGAGCTGTACGCAGCATTGATTGATCATCCCGACATTATCATGTCTACCTTTAGTGACATTATTGCCTTACAAAAATCAGGCCACTTTCCCACAATACCAGTATTGCCAAAAATAGCCGCCGGTAGTTGGGTTTATGGCACATTTAGCACATGGATAGGCAGCGCAGATAAAAATGCCGCTTGGGATTTATTATGCGAGGCAAAAAAAGTGTATGACAACGTTATTCACACCTTAAATGCTGAAAAACAACTCGCTTGTGAGCGGCAATTAGCAATTTGTGAAGGTTCGGATTGGTTTTGGTGGTTTGGCGACTACAATGCCTCCGATAGTGTGAAAAGCTTTGATCAGCTTTATCGAAGAAACCTAATCAATTTGTATGAATTATTAGAACAAAGCGTCCCAGATAATCTACACCAAGCGATTAGCGAAGGTGGGGGTGATGCCGAAAATGCTGGCACCATGCGTAGGGGGCATGATGCCTAA